Sequence from the Gemmatimonadota bacterium genome:
CTGGGCATCAAGCCGCTCTATTACCTGCGTCAGGGCGAGCGTCTCTTCTTCTCCTCCGAAATCAAGCCATTCGAGCAGATCCCCGGCATCACCCTGACCGTCGACCAGGCGGCCGTCGCGGACTATCGCAACGGGCAGGATATCGTCCGGGAAGGGTTCTACCACGAAGTGGTGGCAGTTCCGCCGGGCTCCTGGGTGGAGGTGGACCTCGCTTCGGGGCAGTTCACCACGACGTCCTACGTGCGGCTCACCGATGCCATCCATCCCGATCGCTATCGCCGCATGGCGGTTGCGAGCGAGGCGAGCCTGGTGCAGGAACTGGACGTGCTCCTCAATGACGTGGTGCGCGATCAGCTGGTGTCGGATGCCCCGATCGGCACGATCTGCTCCGGCGGCGTTGACTCGTCGCTGATCACGGCGATTGCCCGCCAGTACCATCCCGACCTGCAGGTCTACAATGTGCGCGTGGGTGATGCCCGCTGCGACGAGTCTCCCATGCGGTCGCCGTCGCCAAGCACCTCGGCCTCACGCTCCACCAGGTCACCCTGGATCGCGAGAGCTACCTGCAACACTACCGCGATTGCGTCATCGCCGAAGACCTTCCGCTGATGCATCCGAATTCCGTCGGCATCTTCCTGCTCTCGCAGCAGGCGCGCTCGCAGGGCCTGTCGGTCTTGCTGAGCGGCGAGGGTGCCGACGAGCTCTTCGGCGGCTATCACCGGTACAAGGCGTACAAGAAGAAGATGCTGGTCGAGGCGATTCCGCTGGCGAAGCAGCTGTTGGGGGCGTCACACGATCTCTTCACCCAGGACGACGTGCGCCGCTTCGATTTCACGGCGGGCATCGCGACCGATGCCCCGACGTGGCTGCGCCATCGCTACGAGAGCACCAAGACCTTCCTCGATGCCTTCGCGTTCATTCCCTCGGCACGCGAGCGCGAATTGAAGGCGTTCATCGCCAAGGACCTGGTCGACTACCTGCCGTCGATCCTGCGACGCACCGACCGGATGTCGATGGCGGTCGGGCTGGAAATGCGAGTGCCCTACCTCGACGATCGCCTGGTCGAGTTCGGTCTCAATCTGCCGACGCGTCACCAGGTGTCGTTCCGCGACGTGAAGCGGTTGCTGAAGGCGGTCGCCCGCCGGTACTTGCCGTCGAGCATCGTGGATCGGCCGAAAATGGGCTTTCCCCTCCCCATTCAGGCGTGGCTCGGCACCGACGACATCCGCGGTACCTACCTCCAGGCCTGGGAGCAGTCACGAGCAGCCCGCGGATGAAGATTGCGCACGTCGTGTTCGACCTCTCGGTCGGCGGGATGGAGCGGCTGATCGTGGATCTCGCCAAGCGTCAGCAGGCCCGCGGCGAAGCGGTTGCGGTGTATTGCATCGCCAGCGAGGCGGGGGCGCTCGCCGTCGAGCTGATGGCGGCCGGCATTCCGGTGACTGCCCTCGGCAAGCGGCCCGGTGCCGATCTCGCGCTGGTCTGGCGGCTGCGAGGGTTGTTCCGTGCCGGGCAATTCGACGTGATCCACACCCACAACAACGTTGCCAGTCTCTATGGCGGCATGGCGGGCCGGCTGGCTGGCATCGGCATGGTGCTCAACACGCGCCACGGCATGGCCGACATGCCATACGACCATCGCCGGGAACAGATCTACCGGGCGTCGGTGGTCTTTCTCCATCGGGTCGCATTCGTCTGCCATCGAGCGCTGGACTTCTCCGTCCGCAAGGGGCTGGTGCCGCGGCGCAAGGCCATCGTGGTGTACAACGGCGTGGACATGGCGCCGTACCGGGTGCTCGATGCCGAAGGCTACGCCGACGTGCGGCGCGAACTGGCGCTCCCCCCGACCGTCAGGTTGGTCGGCACGGTCTGCCGCCTCACCGCCGCAAAGGATCTTCCCAGCATGGTGCGCCTGGCGCAGCAGGCGCGAGCGCACCGCAATGACGTGGTCTTCGTCATCGTCGGCGCAGGGGAGGAGGAGACGGCAATTCGGGCCCTGGTGCGCGAGCTGGCGCTGGAGGACGTCGTGCGCCTGCCCGGACGCCGGACCGACGTGGCGCGGTGGCTCTCGGCGTTCGACGTGTTCGTCATGACGTCGCTGAGCGAGGGGATGTCGTTGGCGCTGATCGAGGCTGCGGCCGAGGCACGACCGATCGTCACGACCGATGTCGGTGGGAGTGCCGACGTGGTGCTTGATGGCGTCAGCGGATTTGTCGTGCCGGTGGGAGCGCCAGAGTGCTTTCTCGAGCGCGTCGAATACCTTTTGGACCATCCGGTCGAGGCGGCCGCGATGGGCGCTGCTGGGCGGGAGCGCGCCCTCACGGCCTTCGACATCGAAGCGACGTGTGCGGCGTACGAGGCGTTGTACCAGCGGCGATAACCGATGATCGATGATCGATGATCGATGATCGATGGTCGATGATCGATGCTGGATGATCGATCAGCGACGCTGCTGGATGTACCACCCGCCGACGATGCCCACCGCAAGCCAACCCACCAGCAGAGCGACTTCCACGGACTCCACCGGCAGTCCAGTGGCGAGCGATGCGCCGGCAAAGAGCAGCGCCGTGAGCGCTGCCCCACTGGTCGCTTCACGCCGCGGCAGCCAGCCGAGACACCAGCCAATCGATACACCGAAGAGCGCGAGCCAGAGCACCGTCCAGCGGTAGGGCTCGGGGGCGCCAATCGCGGCGGCGAAGGGGTGGACAAACACCCAGCCGAGGCCGATGGACAGCGCGATCGTGCGGATCTGCGTCGAGCCACCAGGCAGTGGGCCGCTCCGCAACTCCACTCGGCCGCCACGCCATCGCCACGAGAATTGCCACGGCACGTCCGGTGGAATCGTCATGGCGCCCTCGAACCGCCAGACCGGCGTCCGTACCCGCCATCGCGAGGCGCGTGCACGCGCACTCAGCAGCAGTGCGTCGCCGCGTTGCGTCGCCGAGAGTTGCCGTCGGCCGTCGGCATCGACCACACGCAGGAGCGAAATGGGGCGGTCCGTGGTGGCCGCCTCGTGTCGCATCAGGTCGAGCGTGAGCGTGACCGAATCAGAGAGGTTGGGCGTCGACGCGAGCCTGTCGTTCG
This genomic interval carries:
- a CDS encoding asparagine synthase; the encoded protein is MHPNSVGIFLLSQQARSQGLSVLLSGEGADELFGGYHRYKAYKKKMLVEAIPLAKQLLGASHDLFTQDDVRRFDFTAGIATDAPTWLRHRYESTKTFLDAFAFIPSARERELKAFIAKDLVDYLPSILRRTDRMSMAVGLEMRVPYLDDRLVEFGLNLPTRHQVSFRDVKRLLKAVARRYLPSSIVDRPKMGFPLPIQAWLGTDDIRGTYLQAWEQSRAARG
- a CDS encoding glycosyltransferase, which translates into the protein MKIAHVVFDLSVGGMERLIVDLAKRQQARGEAVAVYCIASEAGALAVELMAAGIPVTALGKRPGADLALVWRLRGLFRAGQFDVIHTHNNVASLYGGMAGRLAGIGMVLNTRHGMADMPYDHRREQIYRASVVFLHRVAFVCHRALDFSVRKGLVPRRKAIVVYNGVDMAPYRVLDAEGYADVRRELALPPTVRLVGTVCRLTAAKDLPSMVRLAQQARAHRNDVVFVIVGAGEEETAIRALVRELALEDVVRLPGRRTDVARWLSAFDVFVMTSLSEGMSLALIEAAAEARPIVTTDVGGSADVVLDGVSGFVVPVGAPECFLERVEYLLDHPVEAAAMGAAGRERALTAFDIEATCAAYEALYQRR
- a CDS encoding VanZ family protein, with translation MSERRVGAVPLVLASLAVISLTTLGANPAQADRVAETGWSCLVCGDAGTTDVLLNLLLFLPLGIGLRLLGWNGRRAVIAMALLSLGIEGTQAVLLAGRDASLSDLLTNSLGGAAGWWAWPHAANWRTRSLPQHRRGATLLIALSAMVWIATGWGLRPDGAAPSPWVGQPLHRWPGHDPFPGTLQRVMLNGIEVPNDRLASTPNLSDSVTLTLDLMRHEAATTDRPISLLRVVDADGRRQLSATQRGDALLLSARARASRWRVRTPVWRFEGAMTIPPDVPWQFSWRWRGGRVELRSGPLPGGSTQIRTIALSIGLGWVFVHPFAAAIGAPEPYRWTVLWLALFGVSIGWCLGWLPRREATSGAALTALLFAGASLATGLPVESVEVALLVGWLAVGIVGGWYIQQRR